The Bacillus sp. SM2101 genome has a window encoding:
- a CDS encoding TatD family hydrolase, with protein MKIIDAHLHFSNINSFFQTADEMSKVNYSSEGIVKEFEDANVVLGIAMGLTETSNQGFPSKYAQTPMGIDLSSSIPPSIVYCAGVNPYTLTNESLRMLEKEVQKPHVVGIKIYLGYYPFYAYDDVYKPVYKIAAKYGLPVVFHTGDTYSERGLLKYSHPLTLDEVAVEHRDVTFMMAHFGDPWVLDGAEVVYKNSNMYADLSGWLVGTKQDIEKHINSNFLDHIRHALTFCDRYDKLLFGTDWPLAPIQAYIDLVKELVPEQHHEDVFYHNAIKVFPKIKPFLNV; from the coding sequence ATGAAAATTATTGATGCTCACTTGCATTTTTCAAATATTAATAGCTTCTTTCAAACTGCAGATGAAATGTCAAAAGTTAATTACTCATCTGAAGGAATCGTAAAGGAATTTGAAGACGCAAATGTCGTGCTTGGGATTGCAATGGGGTTAACTGAAACGTCCAATCAAGGATTTCCTTCAAAGTATGCACAAACACCTATGGGGATTGATCTATCGTCGTCAATTCCTCCTTCTATTGTATATTGTGCAGGGGTTAATCCTTATACTTTAACTAATGAATCATTGCGAATGCTCGAGAAAGAAGTTCAGAAGCCTCATGTAGTCGGGATAAAAATTTATTTAGGGTACTATCCTTTTTATGCGTATGATGACGTTTATAAGCCAGTATATAAAATAGCTGCGAAATATGGGCTACCAGTCGTATTTCATACAGGAGATACTTATTCAGAGAGAGGCTTATTAAAGTATTCCCACCCTCTTACACTTGATGAAGTTGCTGTAGAGCATCGTGATGTCACTTTTATGATGGCTCACTTCGGAGATCCGTGGGTGTTAGATGGAGCAGAAGTAGTATATAAAAACTCTAATATGTACGCAGATTTATCCGGTTGGCTTGTTGGTACAAAACAAGATATTGAAAAGCATATAAACTCCAATTTTTTAGATCATATACGTCATGCTTTAACGTTTTGTGATCGTTACGACAAGCTATTATTTGGCACAGATTGGCCACTTGCTCCGATACAAGCATACATTGATTTAGTGAAGGAGCTAGTACCAGAGCAGCATCACGAGGATGTTTTTTATCATAATGCAATAAAAGTGTTTCCGAAAATTAAACCATTTTTAAATGTATAA
- a CDS encoding antibiotic biosynthesis monooxygenase — MYVVMNVLTVPEDGKSKMVELFSKSAENMKKVPGCVEFQFLSSSEEEKQVVYTKWESKEDFKAWTESDAFRQAHAERRTRGTTATGSKIEIYEVVHSS, encoded by the coding sequence ATGTATGTAGTGATGAATGTGTTAACTGTACCTGAAGACGGTAAGTCAAAAATGGTTGAGTTATTTAGCAAAAGTGCTGAAAATATGAAAAAGGTACCAGGTTGTGTAGAATTTCAATTTTTAAGCTCGTCGGAAGAAGAGAAACAAGTTGTGTATACAAAATGGGAAAGCAAGGAAGATTTTAAGGCATGGACTGAAAGCGATGCTTTTCGTCAAGCTCACGCTGAGCGTCGAACACGAGGCACAACTGCAACTGGATCAAAGATAGAAATCTATGAAGTCGTACATAGCTCGTAA